The genomic window GTGCCGCCGCGCGATCCGCCGATCCGCGTGCGAAAGGCGATTCCGGATACGTGGATCGCGCTCGAGTTGCACGAGGGGCGCAACCGCCAGGTGCGGCGGATGACGGCCGCGGTCGGGCATCCCACGTTGCGGCTGCTGCGCGTGCGGATCGGCGGATTCGACCTGCCGGCGGATCTGGCCCCGGGCGCCTGGCGGGAGTTGACCCGGCCCGAGCGCGAGGCCGTCTTCGCGACTACGCCGTGAAGAAGTCCTTCAGCTTGTCGTAGAACGAGCGGTGCAGCGGCGTGTTGTCGTCGCCGCAAAGCTCGGCGAACTCCTCGAGTTTCGCGCGTTGCTCGCTGTTGAGCTTGGTCGGGACTTCCACCTGCACGTGGGTGAAGAGGTCGCCCTTCGGGCCGCC from Chthoniobacterales bacterium includes these protein-coding regions:
- a CDS encoding pseudouridine synthase, which produces VPPRDPPIRVRKAIPDTWIALELHEGRNRQVRRMTAAVGHPTLRLLRVRIGGFDLPADLAPGAWRELTRPEREAVFATTP